One Sphingomicrobium sp. XHP0239 DNA segment encodes these proteins:
- a CDS encoding M28 family peptidase, whose protein sequence is MMRFLLGASALSLIATPVQAQDFSAERISHHVRTLSDDWFEGRAPGTPGEEKTVAYLSGAMAAAGLQPGGDVRADGTRAWTQDVVLFRSNMVDDPVLMLNMAGESIPMIQNKDLAVRAPVNGMAQVQIDDAPLVFVGYGTHAPERDWSDFKDVDLTGKIMVALVNDPDFEGGEGDFGGDAMTYYGRWTYKFEEAARRGAAGVLVIHETEPASYPWGVISVNNDQTRDIVRQDPGAYHTGLQGWMHLDVAKRLFEAAGTTYADAKKAAQRKNFTPMELDATLDATILAQLDEFSAKNVVGMVPGDERADEYVLFTAHHDHLGVGEPDEDGDSIYNGALDNATGTAMLLEMGRAFVETGGTDRSLVFLAVAAEEGGLLGSRYYAANPLYPLARTAGVLNTDSPGVFGPAGDFSIAGTARLGLLDLMIEEGSKQERSFTPDPNPASGGFYRSDHFPFAQAGVPAVSFKSGVELMEGGAERSREIAEAYTANHYHQQSDEWSADWNFDGIVRDAELLYAVASRLGNEDIWPNWSQDSEFRALRDESASERD, encoded by the coding sequence ATGATGCGTTTCCTTCTCGGCGCCAGCGCCCTCTCCCTTATCGCCACTCCCGTCCAGGCGCAGGATTTCTCCGCCGAACGGATTTCTCATCACGTCCGCACCCTGTCGGACGACTGGTTCGAGGGACGCGCTCCCGGCACCCCCGGCGAGGAAAAGACGGTTGCCTATTTGTCGGGCGCGATGGCCGCCGCCGGGCTTCAGCCCGGCGGTGACGTTCGTGCGGACGGGACGCGCGCGTGGACGCAGGATGTCGTGCTGTTCCGCTCGAACATGGTCGATGATCCGGTCCTGATGCTCAACATGGCCGGTGAGAGCATCCCGATGATCCAGAACAAGGATCTTGCCGTCCGCGCGCCGGTCAACGGCATGGCACAGGTCCAGATCGACGATGCGCCGCTGGTGTTCGTCGGCTACGGCACCCACGCTCCCGAGCGCGACTGGTCGGACTTCAAGGATGTCGACCTGACCGGCAAGATCATGGTCGCCCTGGTCAACGATCCGGATTTCGAGGGCGGCGAAGGCGACTTCGGCGGCGATGCCATGACCTATTACGGCCGCTGGACCTACAAGTTCGAAGAAGCGGCACGGCGCGGCGCGGCCGGTGTTCTCGTTATCCATGAGACCGAGCCGGCGAGCTATCCGTGGGGAGTCATCTCGGTCAACAACGACCAGACGCGCGACATCGTGCGTCAGGATCCCGGCGCCTATCACACCGGATTGCAGGGATGGATGCATCTCGACGTGGCGAAGCGGCTTTTCGAGGCAGCCGGCACCACTTATGCGGATGCCAAGAAGGCGGCGCAGCGCAAGAATTTCACACCGATGGAGTTGGACGCGACCCTCGATGCCACGATCCTTGCCCAGCTCGACGAATTCTCGGCCAAGAACGTGGTGGGGATGGTGCCGGGCGACGAGCGGGCCGACGAATATGTCCTCTTCACCGCGCACCACGATCATCTCGGGGTGGGCGAGCCTGACGAGGACGGCGATTCCATCTACAACGGCGCGCTCGACAATGCGACGGGCACCGCAATGCTCCTCGAAATGGGGCGCGCATTCGTGGAGACGGGCGGGACCGACCGCAGCCTCGTTTTCCTCGCCGTCGCTGCAGAAGAAGGCGGCCTGCTCGGCTCGCGCTATTATGCCGCCAACCCGCTCTATCCGCTCGCCAGGACGGCCGGCGTTCTCAATACCGACAGCCCCGGCGTGTTCGGCCCGGCCGGCGATTTCTCCATCGCGGGAACGGCTCGCTTGGGTCTTCTCGATCTGATGATCGAGGAAGGGTCGAAGCAGGAGCGCAGTTTCACGCCCGATCCCAACCCCGCCTCGGGCGGATTCTACCGCTCCGACCATTTCCCCTTTGCGCAGGCCGGCGTTCCGGCGGTCAGCTTCAAGTCGGGGGTCGAACTGATGGAGGGCGGCGCCGAACGGTCGCGCGAGATCGCGGAGGCCTATACCGCGAACCACTACCACCAGCAGAGCGACGAATGGTCGGCAGACTGGAACTTCGACGGCATCGTGCGCGATGCCGAGCTTCTCTACGCGGTCGCCAGCCGGTTGGGGAACGAGGACATCTGGCCCAACTGGAGCCAAGACAGCGAATTCCGCGCGCTTCGCGACGAGAGCGCGAGCGAGCGAGACTGA
- the clpA gene encoding ATP-dependent Clp protease ATP-binding subunit ClpA, producing MPSFARELEQTLHNALGEASKRRHEYATLEHLLIALVDDNHAAEVMTKCGVDRDELRATVKQYLDAELGALVSDSATDPNPTSGFQRVVQRAILHVQSSGRDEVTGANLLVALFSERESYAVYFLQQQDMSRLDAVTFISHGVGKAEGSGAGDPNDEDGDEGGPTESEQAKGGKKESALQQFTVDLNQRAKDGKIDPLIGRGPEVDRTVQILCRRSKNNPLYVGDPGVGKTAIAEGLARKIVEGDVPEVLREAVIYSLDMGALLAGTRYRGDFEERLKQVVSELEKLPNAVLFIDEIHTVIGAGATSGGAMDASNLLKPALSSGAIRCIGSTTYKEFRNHFEKDRALLRRFQKIDVNEPTIDETVQILMGLRSNFEEHHKVRYLPDAIKSAVELSDRYINDRKLPDKAIDVVDEVGAMQMLKAPSKRKKTISVKDIEAVVATMARIPPKSVSTDDKRTLEKLEQDLKRVVFGQDLAIEKLSSAIKLSRAGLRDPDKPIGNYLFSGPTGVGKTEVARQLASIMGIPLQRFDMSEYMERHAISRLIGAPPGYVGYDQGGLLTDAVDQNPHSVLLLDEIEKAHPDLFNILLQVMDNGKLTDHHGKTVDFRNTILIMTTNAGAADMARESIGFGNITREDVQDDAIRKMFTPEFRNRLDAVVPFGYLPPAVVKRVVDKFILQLEMQLEDRNVSIDLDQAARDWLVSKGYDKLYGARPMGRLIQEKIKQPLAEELLFGKLVDGGEVKVHMKEGQPAFEIVPKPPKKKRKPVAKKKPAAKKKEPAKKADTTSDDNKAE from the coding sequence ATGCCAAGTTTTGCCCGCGAACTCGAACAGACGCTGCACAATGCGCTGGGCGAGGCGAGCAAGCGTCGCCACGAATATGCGACGCTCGAACATCTGTTGATCGCGCTGGTCGACGACAATCACGCCGCCGAAGTGATGACTAAATGCGGCGTCGATCGCGACGAATTGCGCGCCACCGTGAAGCAGTATCTCGATGCCGAACTGGGTGCCTTGGTGAGCGACAGTGCCACCGACCCCAACCCGACGAGCGGGTTCCAGCGCGTCGTCCAGCGCGCGATCCTGCACGTCCAGTCCTCGGGCCGCGACGAAGTGACCGGCGCGAATTTGCTCGTCGCGCTATTTTCCGAGCGCGAGAGCTATGCCGTCTATTTCCTGCAGCAGCAGGACATGAGCCGTCTCGACGCGGTCACCTTCATCTCGCACGGCGTCGGCAAGGCCGAGGGATCGGGCGCGGGCGATCCGAACGACGAGGACGGTGACGAGGGCGGGCCGACCGAGAGCGAACAGGCCAAGGGCGGCAAGAAGGAAAGCGCGCTCCAGCAGTTCACCGTAGACCTCAATCAGCGGGCAAAGGACGGCAAGATCGACCCGCTGATCGGACGCGGTCCCGAAGTCGACCGGACGGTGCAGATCCTGTGCCGCCGCTCGAAGAACAACCCGCTCTACGTGGGCGATCCCGGCGTCGGGAAAACCGCGATCGCCGAGGGCCTGGCCCGCAAGATCGTCGAGGGCGACGTCCCCGAAGTGCTGCGCGAAGCGGTGATCTACTCGCTCGACATGGGCGCACTTCTCGCCGGCACGCGCTATCGCGGCGATTTCGAGGAGCGGTTGAAGCAGGTCGTTTCTGAGCTCGAGAAGCTTCCGAATGCGGTGCTGTTCATTGACGAGATCCACACCGTCATCGGCGCGGGCGCTACCAGCGGCGGAGCGATGGATGCGTCGAATCTGCTCAAGCCGGCGCTGTCGTCCGGCGCGATCCGTTGCATCGGCTCCACGACCTACAAGGAATTCCGCAATCACTTCGAAAAGGACCGTGCGCTGTTGCGGCGGTTCCAGAAGATTGACGTCAACGAACCGACAATCGATGAGACGGTGCAGATCTTGATGGGCCTGCGCTCAAATTTCGAGGAGCATCACAAGGTCCGCTACCTCCCCGACGCCATCAAGTCGGCAGTCGAACTGTCGGATCGCTACATCAACGACCGAAAGCTGCCCGACAAGGCAATCGACGTGGTCGACGAAGTGGGCGCGATGCAGATGCTGAAGGCGCCCTCGAAGCGCAAGAAGACGATTTCGGTGAAGGACATCGAAGCCGTCGTCGCGACGATGGCCCGCATTCCGCCGAAATCGGTTTCGACCGACGACAAGCGCACGCTGGAAAAGCTCGAGCAGGACCTGAAGCGCGTCGTGTTCGGACAGGATCTTGCGATCGAGAAACTGTCGAGCGCGATCAAGCTCTCCCGCGCTGGCCTGCGCGACCCTGACAAGCCAATCGGCAACTATCTCTTCTCCGGCCCCACGGGCGTCGGGAAGACCGAGGTGGCGCGCCAGCTCGCGAGCATCATGGGCATTCCGCTGCAACGCTTCGACATGTCGGAATATATGGAGCGTCATGCCATCAGTCGCCTGATCGGCGCTCCTCCGGGCTATGTCGGCTACGACCAAGGAGGCCTGCTGACCGACGCGGTCGACCAGAACCCGCACAGCGTCCTGCTTCTGGACGAGATCGAGAAGGCGCACCCCGACCTGTTCAACATCCTGCTCCAGGTGATGGACAACGGAAAGCTCACCGATCACCACGGCAAGACCGTCGACTTCCGCAACACCATCCTGATCATGACCACCAATGCCGGCGCCGCCGACATGGCGCGCGAGAGTATCGGGTTCGGCAATATCACGCGCGAAGACGTGCAGGACGATGCGATCCGCAAGATGTTCACGCCCGAATTCCGCAACCGTCTCGATGCGGTGGTGCCGTTCGGCTATCTCCCCCCGGCGGTGGTCAAGCGGGTCGTCGACAAGTTCATCCTGCAGCTCGAAATGCAGCTAGAAGATCGCAACGTGTCGATCGATCTCGACCAGGCCGCGCGCGACTGGCTGGTGTCGAAGGGCTATGACAAACTGTACGGCGCCCGTCCGATGGGCCGTTTGATCCAGGAAAAGATCAAGCAACCGCTGGCCGAGGAACTGCTGTTCGGCAAACTGGTCGATGGCGGCGAGGTCAAGGTCCACATGAAGGAGGGTCAGCCCGCCTTCGAGATCGTGCCCAAGCCACCCAAGAAGAAGCGCAAGCCCGTCGCGAAGAAGAAGCCGGCGGCGAAGAAGAAGGAACCGGCCAAGAAGGCCGACACGACTTCGGACGACAACAAGGCCGAGTAG
- a CDS encoding DUF1192 domain-containing protein, with translation MDDEDDFKPGEPIVELGRQDLDPLSVEELEARIRRLKAEIDRTEAHMTGKSSHMSAADALFRK, from the coding sequence ATGGACGACGAAGACGATTTCAAACCCGGCGAGCCGATCGTCGAACTGGGTCGCCAGGATCTCGATCCCTTGAGCGTCGAGGAACTGGAAGCGCGGATCCGGCGGCTGAAGGCGGAGATCGACCGGACCGAGGCCCACATGACGGGTAAGTCGAGCCACATGTCGGCGGCGGACGCCCTGTTCCGCAAATGA
- a CDS encoding NAD(P)H-quinone oxidoreductase: MNQLPTTMRGIVAPEAGTLEMVERPMPEPGPDEVLIRVAAAGVNRPDLLQANGHYPPPEGASDILGLECAGEVVAAGEGGGAWVGRRVCALVAGGGYADYCVAPVGTLLPVPEALTLAEAAAMPETLFTVWSNLFERGFAAEGDTVLVHGGTSGIGTTAIKLCNLYDITIIVTCGSDEKCAAAERIGADRAINYKTEDFAAEVKDMTEGRGVDVVLDMVGGDYIARNLDCLADEGRHVSIAFQRGAEGTLPIPKIMRRRLTLTGSTLRARSVRFKTMVADELRSTAWGFVEGGRLRPVMDEAFPLADAADAHARMQAGEHVGKIVLIP; this comes from the coding sequence ATGAACCAACTTCCTACCACGATGCGTGGCATCGTCGCGCCCGAGGCGGGCACGCTGGAAATGGTCGAACGGCCGATGCCCGAACCCGGTCCCGACGAGGTTCTCATCCGTGTCGCCGCCGCGGGGGTGAACCGTCCCGACCTGCTCCAGGCAAATGGCCACTATCCTCCGCCCGAAGGAGCGAGCGACATCTTGGGTCTCGAATGCGCGGGCGAGGTCGTCGCGGCGGGCGAGGGGGGCGGAGCATGGGTAGGGCGCCGCGTCTGCGCGCTGGTTGCGGGCGGCGGCTATGCCGATTATTGCGTCGCCCCCGTGGGAACGTTGCTCCCCGTGCCCGAGGCGCTGACGCTGGCAGAGGCGGCGGCGATGCCCGAAACGCTCTTCACCGTCTGGTCCAATCTTTTCGAACGCGGTTTTGCGGCGGAGGGCGACACCGTGCTCGTCCACGGGGGGACCAGCGGCATCGGCACGACCGCGATCAAGCTGTGCAACCTTTATGACATCACCATCATCGTGACATGCGGATCAGACGAGAAATGCGCCGCGGCGGAACGGATCGGCGCCGACCGTGCGATCAATTACAAGACCGAGGATTTCGCCGCCGAGGTGAAGGACATGACCGAAGGGCGCGGGGTGGACGTGGTGCTCGACATGGTCGGCGGCGACTATATAGCGCGCAATCTCGACTGCCTTGCCGACGAAGGGCGCCATGTGTCGATCGCCTTCCAGAGGGGGGCCGAAGGGACGCTGCCGATTCCAAAGATCATGCGACGCCGCCTGACGCTGACCGGATCGACGCTGCGCGCGCGATCGGTGCGTTTCAAGACGATGGTCGCCGACGAATTGCGCAGCACGGCCTGGGGCTTCGTCGAGGGTGGGCGACTGAGACCGGTGATGGACGAGGCGTTTCCCCTCGCCGACGCGGCCGACGCCCATGCGCGGATGCAGGCGGGCGAACATGTCGGAAAGATCGTCCTCATCCCCTGA
- a CDS encoding DUF1013 domain-containing protein, which yields MPHATASWLVENTSLGFTQIAEFCGLHILEVQAIADETSATKLTGRDPVRAGELTHEEIEKGQADSDHVLKMHKAPEAITRTKGPRYTPVSKRQDKPDGIAWIIKNHPEVSDGQIGKLIGTTRTTINAIRDRSHWNMSNIQAKDPVTLGLTTQRELDAAVAKAQKAAGTEAPAPDANIDDDRAALIDELRKERQQQAADAEAALAAEEAGDDGVPEIVPGIKDPFKR from the coding sequence ATGCCCCATGCGACCGCCAGCTGGCTGGTCGAGAACACGTCGCTGGGCTTCACACAGATCGCCGAATTCTGCGGGCTGCACATCCTCGAGGTCCAGGCGATCGCCGACGAGACCAGCGCGACCAAGCTGACGGGACGCGACCCCGTTCGCGCGGGCGAACTGACGCACGAGGAGATCGAGAAGGGTCAGGCCGACAGCGACCACGTGCTTAAGATGCACAAGGCGCCCGAGGCGATCACCCGCACCAAGGGCCCGCGCTATACCCCGGTGTCGAAGCGGCAGGACAAGCCCGACGGCATCGCTTGGATCATCAAGAACCATCCCGAGGTGAGCGACGGCCAGATCGGCAAGCTGATCGGCACGACGCGCACGACGATCAACGCCATCCGCGATCGCTCGCACTGGAACATGTCCAACATTCAGGCCAAGGATCCGGTGACGCTTGGCCTGACCACGCAGCGCGAACTCGACGCCGCGGTCGCCAAGGCGCAGAAGGCGGCAGGCACCGAAGCTCCGGCTCCCGATGCGAACATCGACGACGATCGCGCCGCGCTCATCGACGAATTGCGCAAGGAGCGCCAGCAGCAGGCTGCGGATGCCGAGGCCGCGCTGGCGGCGGAAGAAGCGGGCGACGACGGCGTCCCCGAGATCGTTCCGGGCATCAAGGACCCGTTCAAGCGTTGA
- a CDS encoding exodeoxyribonuclease VII small subunit, giving the protein MTDPAPRPDIASMGFEEALSELETIVRTLEAGDEKLDKSIELFQRGEALKAHCEARLADARERIEKISRDSDGKPTGTQPFDAG; this is encoded by the coding sequence ATGACCGACCCCGCACCCCGTCCCGATATTGCCTCGATGGGTTTCGAGGAGGCGCTGAGCGAACTGGAAACGATCGTCCGCACGCTCGAAGCGGGCGACGAGAAACTCGACAAGTCGATCGAGCTGTTCCAGCGCGGCGAGGCCTTGAAGGCGCATTGCGAGGCACGGCTGGCGGACGCGCGCGAGCGGATCGAGAAGATCAGCCGCGACTCCGATGGAAAGCCGACCGGCACCCAGCCTTTCGATGCAGGCTGA
- a CDS encoding polyprenyl synthetase family protein: protein MQAERVVAPDLMAEARAAAKDVDALFAALLASPGDSRDPLYEAMRHAAIDGGKRMRPLLVRAAGRLFNLSDERVLRVGAAIEAIHVYSLIHDDLPCMDDDDLRRGKPTLHKAYDEAIAVLAGDSLHDLAFALLAHEATHPEAQVRVDLIAELAKAAGPDGMAGGQVMDLEAEKAEPLDLDSITRLQQLKTGALIEYAVEAACILGQVGEGLRIPYRGYARNVGLAFQIADDLLDVDGDETKAGKRLKKDEDAGKATFVSLMGEQRAREQAAMLVEQANEHLAHHGGEADLLRAIARYSIERDR, encoded by the coding sequence ATGCAGGCTGAGCGCGTGGTCGCCCCCGACCTGATGGCCGAGGCGCGCGCCGCGGCGAAGGACGTGGACGCGCTGTTCGCCGCCTTGCTCGCCAGCCCCGGCGACAGCCGCGACCCCCTCTACGAAGCGATGCGCCATGCCGCCATCGACGGTGGAAAGCGCATGCGCCCGCTGCTGGTGCGGGCGGCGGGACGCTTGTTCAACCTATCCGATGAACGCGTGCTGCGGGTCGGCGCAGCGATCGAGGCGATCCACGTCTATTCGCTGATCCACGATGACCTGCCCTGCATGGACGACGATGACCTTCGCCGCGGCAAGCCGACGTTGCACAAGGCCTATGACGAGGCGATCGCGGTGCTGGCGGGGGACAGCCTTCATGACCTCGCCTTCGCGCTGCTCGCGCACGAGGCCACGCATCCCGAGGCGCAGGTTCGCGTCGATCTCATCGCCGAACTGGCAAAGGCCGCGGGGCCGGACGGAATGGCGGGCGGACAGGTCATGGACCTTGAAGCCGAGAAAGCCGAACCGCTCGACCTCGATTCGATCACCCGGCTCCAGCAACTGAAGACCGGCGCGCTGATTGAATATGCGGTCGAAGCAGCCTGCATCCTCGGCCAGGTCGGGGAGGGGCTGCGCATTCCGTATCGCGGCTATGCCCGCAACGTCGGCCTCGCCTTCCAGATCGCCGACGACCTGCTCGACGTCGATGGCGACGAAACCAAGGCGGGCAAGCGTCTCAAGAAAGACGAGGATGCGGGCAAGGCCACGTTCGTCTCGCTAATGGGCGAACAGCGCGCCCGCGAACAGGCGGCGATGCTGGTCGAACAGGCCAACGAGCATCTCGCCCATCATGGCGGGGAAGCCGACCTTCTCCGCGCGATCGCCCGCTATTCGATCGAAAGGGATCGCTAA
- the coaD gene encoding pantetheine-phosphate adenylyltransferase, giving the protein MTQRIGLYPGTFDPITLGHLDIIRRAARLVDKLVIGVTTNPSKSPMFDLDERMAMVEAETSDIEGVIEVVSFNALLMHFAREVGANVVVRGLRAVADFEYEYQMAGMNQQIDDDIETVFLMADVSLQPIASRLVKEIARYDGPIDKFVTPAVADAVAVKVEAEHR; this is encoded by the coding sequence ATGACCCAGCGCATCGGTCTTTACCCCGGCACCTTCGACCCCATCACGCTGGGGCATCTCGACATCATCCGCCGTGCTGCGCGGCTGGTCGACAAGCTGGTGATCGGGGTGACGACCAATCCGTCCAAGTCGCCGATGTTCGATCTCGACGAACGGATGGCGATGGTCGAGGCGGAGACGAGCGATATCGAGGGCGTGATCGAGGTCGTGAGCTTCAATGCGCTGCTGATGCATTTCGCGCGCGAGGTGGGGGCGAATGTGGTCGTTCGAGGTCTGCGCGCGGTCGCCGATTTCGAATATGAGTATCAGATGGCGGGGATGAACCAGCAGATCGACGATGATATCGAGACCGTCTTCCTGATGGCCGATGTGTCGCTGCAGCCGATCGCCTCGCGGCTGGTCAAGGAGATCGCCCGTTACGACGGCCCCATCGACAAGTTCGTCACGCCCGCCGTCGCCGACGCCGTGGCGGTGAAGGTGGAGGCAGAGCATCGCTGA
- a CDS encoding peptidylprolyl isomerase, with protein sequence MFKSFGKTLFAAVALTLVATPAAAQDRGKYRSAMPSLTHAVVPPEIANDPANRVTMTLDNGGIVEIQLRPDAAPLHVHRVQTLVASGFYDGLTFHRVIPGFMAQGGDPTGTGAGNSQLPDLPAEFNRLPHLRGAFAMAREGAPENATEEQKTAAENTANSQFYIMFAPRFGIDGEYTVLGRVVRGMNTVDTVAVGEPPENPTRIVSARLGGPVPAAPMATDAITEASRQD encoded by the coding sequence ATGTTCAAAAGTTTCGGGAAAACCCTGTTCGCCGCCGTGGCGCTGACGCTCGTCGCCACGCCTGCCGCCGCGCAGGATCGCGGCAAGTATCGTTCGGCTATGCCGAGCCTTACCCATGCGGTCGTCCCGCCGGAGATTGCCAACGACCCCGCCAATCGCGTGACGATGACGCTCGACAACGGTGGGATCGTGGAAATCCAGCTTCGCCCCGACGCCGCGCCGCTGCACGTCCACCGCGTCCAGACTTTGGTGGCCTCGGGCTTCTACGACGGTCTTACCTTTCACCGCGTGATCCCGGGCTTCATGGCTCAGGGCGGCGATCCGACGGGTACCGGAGCAGGCAACAGCCAGCTTCCCGATTTGCCGGCCGAATTCAATCGCCTGCCGCATCTGCGCGGCGCGTTCGCGATGGCGCGCGAGGGTGCGCCCGAGAATGCGACCGAGGAACAGAAAACCGCGGCCGAGAATACGGCTAACAGCCAGTTCTACATCATGTTCGCTCCGCGCTTCGGTATCGACGGGGAATATACCGTTCTGGGCCGCGTCGTCCGCGGGATGAATACGGTCGACACGGTTGCGGTCGGCGAGCCGCCGGAAAATCCGACTCGGATCGTCAGCGCGCGCCTCGGCGGCCCGGTCCCCGCGGCGCCGATGGCGACCGACGCGATCACGGAAGCCAGCCGGCAGGACTGA
- the queA gene encoding tRNA preQ1(34) S-adenosylmethionine ribosyltransferase-isomerase QueA, whose amino-acid sequence MKVDAFDFDLPQDRIALRPVRPRDAARMLLVDGDDIADRQVLDLPDLLDPADCLVFNDTKVIPAQLEGRRGEAKIGATLHKREGPRDWRAFVRNAKRVREGDRIDFAADVTAIAGERGADGSILLSFEGTDPVELLLTRAGTMPLPPYIASKRAIDEADADDYQTMFAREEGAVAAPTASLHFTDRLIEAIDARGIARETLTLHVGAGTFLPVKADDIADHRMHAEWGRIDADTAERLNAVRANGGRLIAVGTTALRLLESAADEDGVIHPFAADTDIFITPGYRFRAVGGLMTNFHLPRSTLFMLVSALMGLPQMKAAYDHAIAGGYRFYSYGDSSLLLPPR is encoded by the coding sequence ATGAAGGTCGACGCGTTCGACTTCGATCTTCCCCAGGACCGTATCGCGCTTCGTCCCGTCCGCCCGCGGGACGCGGCGCGCATGCTGCTGGTCGATGGCGATGACATCGCCGACCGGCAGGTCCTCGACCTTCCCGATCTTCTCGATCCCGCCGATTGCCTCGTCTTCAACGACACCAAGGTCATTCCCGCCCAGCTCGAGGGGCGGCGGGGCGAGGCGAAGATCGGCGCGACGCTTCACAAGCGAGAGGGACCGCGCGACTGGCGTGCCTTCGTGCGCAATGCCAAGCGAGTTCGCGAAGGCGACCGGATCGATTTCGCCGCGGATGTCACTGCCATCGCAGGCGAACGCGGCGCGGACGGAAGCATTCTCCTGTCGTTCGAAGGCACGGATCCCGTCGAACTGTTGCTGACTCGCGCCGGCACTATGCCGCTGCCGCCCTACATCGCGTCGAAGCGCGCGATCGACGAAGCCGACGCGGACGATTACCAAACGATGTTCGCGCGCGAGGAAGGCGCGGTCGCGGCCCCCACCGCCTCTTTGCACTTTACCGATCGGCTGATCGAGGCGATCGATGCGAGAGGCATCGCGCGCGAGACGCTGACGCTGCACGTCGGTGCGGGCACCTTTCTACCCGTGAAGGCCGACGATATAGCGGATCATCGAATGCATGCGGAATGGGGACGGATCGACGCCGATACGGCCGAGCGTCTGAATGCCGTCCGCGCGAACGGGGGGCGTCTGATCGCGGTCGGGACGACGGCGCTGCGTCTGCTCGAGAGTGCGGCAGACGAAGACGGCGTCATTCATCCCTTCGCCGCCGACACCGACATCTTCATCACTCCCGGTTATCGCTTTCGCGCGGTCGGGGGGCTGATGACAAATTTTCACCTGCCGCGCTCGACACTCTTCATGCTGGTCAGCGCACTGATGGGGCTGCCGCAAATGAAAGCCGCCTACGATCATGCGATCGCAGGCGGCTATCGTTTCTACAGCTACGGCGACAGCAGCTTGCTCCTGCCGCCGCGCTAG
- the lysM gene encoding peptidoglycan-binding protein LysM produces the protein MGLFDIFKKDKGKELFREDSAAEEKAERIRAEIDRMGLEGDIKVRVDGGKVKISGKVPDQETKEKLLAIAGNTKHIDSVEDDDLATDRPGNAAKWHTVESGDTLSGIAKEHYGDANAYNRIFEANQPMLESPDKIYPGQVLRIPQ, from the coding sequence ATGGGACTTTTCGACATTTTCAAGAAGGACAAGGGCAAGGAGCTTTTCCGCGAGGACAGCGCGGCGGAAGAGAAGGCCGAGCGCATTCGCGCCGAAATCGACCGCATGGGCCTCGAAGGCGACATCAAGGTGCGCGTCGACGGCGGCAAGGTGAAGATTTCCGGCAAGGTTCCCGATCAGGAAACCAAGGAGAAGCTGCTCGCCATCGCCGGCAACACCAAGCATATCGACAGCGTCGAGGACGACGACCTTGCCACCGACCGCCCGGGCAATGCGGCCAAATGGCACACGGTCGAAAGCGGCGACACATTGTCGGGCATCGCCAAGGAGCATTATGGCGACGCCAATGCCTACAACCGTATCTTCGAGGCCAACCAGCCGATGCTGGAAAGTCCCGACAAGATCTATCCCGGCCAGGTTCTCCGCATTCCGCAGTAA